The proteins below come from a single Leptidea sinapis chromosome 20, ilLepSina1.1, whole genome shotgun sequence genomic window:
- the LOC126970075 gene encoding uncharacterized protein LOC126970075 isoform X1, with the protein MLQPRVLISAMGSRNCVKWGAILVLFCATLTRCQELNENEQIEATRIKRDGVPENRAFNTNAIVYDNTPWRPGRDTDLSQRPADDDERKLRNLATRIMNNGVEVLVRDKSSRGREEETKYMEFKTIQPTASQTAYFSNLPKVEKRIDHNIHDGNGFDLIQPSEVSHFPCVSSCSCSNTKTDELKSKHTNKVQTNEQIIKTTKQDVSISDFKTTEKESLQLKTQYHPYDYETSSKTPTDKIVEKYTEVVNDYPDDKNSLDLNDLLTNEQAPTRIKNNKLVNNKTSEKIKQEKPQKVNKNKLVVAELIKLGSLGIKGLSQLAPVFEKMTGSFMKRQEINNTTTTTSKPATKVIPYNAHKRVDSDIESKHDNFPIYIPVDEMETSESQTPFSNISISQNFPWAFDYKYKKANLMPSSMVHESPLVNGGIPISPGEIIRANSDVIVGKPAVGGPLTLAASGIKLHNPIHPPLDSFMADSEQYIVSEKEPPFKKSSASDDDSYDLRPPEPPKTKQIPHRAPNRYSGSSVSFGHPQHNTRPVESGQENKMKNKAVIYDRSKPVFLDYVPSISSVSSKQEIPLKHQADVSTGLYNKKDDVTIDTSDSSPSSSEVVNIKIDSANIQFSDSEDPIGSPLLVNIQPSSVANVLIPHGSSTALIFAGSSEPHKTGDYVDDPLPYSEPGYFGSFSIDAPQMTNVHSVSPNKGQLLNVPGPNSPKDKPTHYNKNINYDSNSKWSEHKISKPSYIPPPTSNQETHVRVGPDITVYNPDQFKGDFEKYKDSKKYPKSKDSKNIIDKEYENYLAVPPPPPKQQYNQDNYHNKVKQYNQRPIVQTKPVKDLNVFLSVQHPVPQQSPPRVTSEIYFASQMPNHPPTPVYNIHVPANVNPMKPLNKNSFSVLTSQNTGINNSLAINEHNNELYAVTVNTATGMKNNANSGHIMGTSISVPISTSEQNGQLNANIPIGTNFAIRVEDDPKKYETVAFHGKPDPNLIYNGNNDEIIQYGQTHRENEGKIDKYSTAVQDISSITNSHANFPMIREHSLHSTSNLNKQGENKLSSIQKSPEKSTLTTTNSHGWYASILNDGNLKNINNVETTTRKVIPVTFDLNKDNNLPHFSKKMSGVGIPPTDLVHMNNKFNIGQPFSKPKQSLSQVENIHLQNQANLYKFQENNRNNNTMGYNERYTTRKTPENKFVYENSDEVFDGDDSYEENERESEGEISSESMKIPIVASSSNNHNMSSNKNISKKPIDDQKLSSKDFNLDTQTEKPFGSSNKTTFHSNSMKPIFNRNPYMKPRPFTVSSSIPLDHQLQQPHWQINHMMENGTNASYEDSFELNTGEEVRKNVTDVTTHRLNISNIRFDNIDTIQNRSSFNNDSNNIITSVKHIKDKKPLILDIPQNSVSPPFTVATNVNKNKTLSETTDLAPPSLKTDYKKRPVQNNELIMGMSPPPLDFSGSRYQSKPAQPTRPAIPVRNPPPYRNIPPRTLPQRPVILKKPTIKDEVSTYRPTYDLANKVKRPQYNRDQPSSLLLPPPRELPTKILTSIDIVRPTLPASSISKVIFPTPISSGWLTSSGVDFSSKFNFDPISEQNYIITSAKPQLDLNLSDTLNENSYSDEDISYGQESDSSLEKTETDITTARNAVVVIKPGNSDINIEDTVTQNRVISMNNKNRTRKPYPIRNSDLKTSEYKTPQQTISHIIKPTRTLPRPEILYSTQHSSVYEKTQPLSTPLPTIESLDIIESSETLYEDDFIRPTEILNEYDVHTTSPDITAVIEKTITSTLTISKDQETLKTQSVHHAGNEVKISDEIIPTKTEFKTTVVTLTKTLSEPPKTISSIGYVNLTHTLTVTHTKTSLVSQSEGAVTQTLVLTNTHTSTVVDVVTEVYTQVQPTTIVETVTKHVPIPQVEATSVQEITSTKVSLDDISMSSEERDNFIITDTDPTENIQKIDVEEEKDNDTFFVVMNKSQNGGKPPPINAEIETNDFDDGITRNEQVNNNGVAQVLFGEILLAGTPYLETTNVGHPTGAGYGKECQPDCKASRNERCQRIDGVMKCVCRPGFARMFPDRPCKPTYTYSVSLALKSHGTKPLKFHPALGDNSTKEYHNLAIATHEGINRMVMQSDLRDVFHGVHITGFHPVQMMEKNGERYNGVINDFYVQLSDNAHEYRLKEVIEKYLRNNNYSLGGTEVHAAADLLNRLNVSDFDECISGHFHDCSEHARCFNLRGTYTCSCLEGFADLSVNTLYPGRICSSEAVGCGTCNYHGTCFNRESTIICECFKWYAGKTCQVNLKAVLITISVSGLLVLAVVTIYASRRCCKEQDPHTQTFVIGCMQGMPSLHQGNMPKQRADRRALIAERGEAGETCSVQNASLPYIPAKLQRPRASNSKKCVISDPPAHSPPPPPAPAVLIPRARLHPLHSDSRDNLARKKSLEACNEAKLISYLESGATNTTEEMRRKHSLESSYSANKDRHNKQGALISAGFKVSTTVRPEENAKEDRDDASSVNKTDIDGQSHFDTLRKTYSQDDNISEWTDAERRIGELTLSEARSVGGTLPASTGRAASSTRLTHQENTMAERDLGSTFLLPHVHLYKPDPASDISEFDSL; encoded by the exons CATTTAACACAAATGCTATTGTATATGATAACACACCATGGCGACCCGGAAGAGACACAGATTTATCCCAAAGACCAGCAGATGACGACGAGAGAAAGTTAAGAAATCTGGCCACACGAATCATGAATAACGGTGTGGAAGTTTTGGTGAGGGATAAGAGCTCAAGGGGAAGAGAAGAAGAG aCTAAATATATGGAATTCAAAACTATTCAACCAACGGCATCTCAAACAGCATACTTTAGCAATTTACCAAAAGTTGAGAAACGGATAGACCATAATATTCATGATGGTAAtggatttgatttgatacaaCCATCTGAGGTAAGCCATTTTCCATGCGTCTCTTCGTGCTCGTGCAGCAATACAAAAACTGATGAACTTAAAAGTAAGCATACCAATAAAGTCCAAACCAACGAGCaaatcataaaaacaacaaaacaagATGTTagtataagtgattttaaaacaaCAGAGAAAGAGTCATTACAATTAAAAACTCAGTATCATCCGTATGATTACGAAACAAGTTCAAAGACACCAACAGacaaaatagtagaaaaatacACAGAAGTAGTTAATGATTACCCAGATGATAAAAATTCATTAGATTTAAATGACTTACTGACCAATGAACAAGCACCAAcacgaataaaaaataataaactggtCAACAATAAAACTtcggaaaaaataaaacaagaaaaaccccaaaaagttaataaaaataagttagtTGTGGCGGAACTAATAAAGCTAGGTTCTTTAGGTATTAAAGGTTTGTCCCAGTTGGCACCTGTTTTTGAGAAGATGACAGGTAGTTTTATGAAGCGTCAAGAGATCAATAATACAACCACTACGACATCAAAACCAGCCACGAAAGTGATCCCTTATAATGCCCATAAGCGCGTTGATAGCGACATTGAATCAAAGCATGACAACTTTCCAATATATATTCCCGTGGACGAAATGGAAACATCTGAATCACAAACCCCATTTTCAAATATATCAATAAGTCAGAATTTTCCATGGGCGTTTGATTACAAATATAAGAAAGCTAATTTGATGCCATCAAGCATGGTGCACGAAAGTCCTCTTGTGAATGGTGGCATACCAATAAGTCCTGGTGAAATAATACGTGCAAATTCTGACGTAATCGTTGGTAAGCCAGCGGTAGGTGGACCTTTGACACTTGCTGCAAGTGGTATTAAATTGCATAATCCCATACATCCACCACTTGACAGCTTCATGGCTGATAGTGAACAATATATTGTAAGTGAAAAGGAACCGCCATTTAAGAAGTCTAGTGCTAGCGATGATGATTCCTATGATTTAAGACCACCTGAACctccaaaaacaaaacaaataccaCACAGAGCTCCTAATAGATATTCAGGGTCTTCTGTATCATTTGGCCATCCACAACATAATACTAGGCCAGTAGAGTCAGGAcaagaaaataaaatgaaaaataaggcTGTTATTTACGATCGTAGTAAACCTGTATTTTTGGATTATGTTCCGTCAATATCATCTGTATCATCAAAACAAGAAATACCATTAAAACATCAAGCAGATGTATCAACTGGTCTCTACAATAAAAAGGATGATGTTACAATTGATACTTCAGATAGCAGTCCTAGTTCTTCGGAGGTAGTGAATATCAAAATAGATTCTGCAAATATACAGTTTTCTGACTCAGAAGATCCAATCGGCTCACCTTTATTGGTGAATATTCAACCATCTAGTGTGGCTAATGTGTTGATACCACACGGAAGTTCTACAGCCTTAATTTTTGCAGGATCTTCAGAACCTCATAAAACAGGAGATTATGTTGACGATCCTTTGCCATATTCTGAGCCCGGTTATTTTGGAAGTTTTAGTATTGATGCACCACAAATGACAAACGTACATAGTGTGTCACCAAATAAAGGTCAATTATTGAATGTACCAGGTCCTAATTCACCTAAAGATAAGCCaacacattataataaaaatattaattatgactCTAATTCAAAATGGTCTGAACACAAAATAAGTAAGCCCAGTTACATCCCTCCTCCAACAAGCAATCAAGAAACACATGTTCGCGTTGGACCGGATATAACTGTTTATAACCCCGATCAATTTAAAGGTGATTTTGAAAAATACAAGGATAGTAAAAAGTATCCTAAATCTAAGGAtagcaaaaatattattgataaagaatatgaaaattatttggCAGTGCCACCACCTCCACCGAAGCAACAATATAACCAAGATAATTATCACAACAAAGTTAAGCAATATAACCAACGACCAATTGTACAAACTAAACCGGTCAAAGATTTGAATGTTTTTCTATCAGTCCAACATCCTGTTCCTCAGCAATCACCCCCAAGAGTTACATCTGAAATTTATTTTGCATCACAGATGCCAAATCATCCACCAACTCCAGTATATAATATTCATGTTCCAGCAAATGTTAACCCAATGAAACCGTTGAATAAAAATTCGTTTTCCGTTCTGACCTCGCAAAATACAGGTATAAATAATTCACTTGCAATAAATGAACATAATAACGAACTTTATGCAGTCACCGTAAATACCGCCACTGGAATGAAAAATAATGCTAATTCAGGACACATAATGGGAACAAGTATTTCAGTTCCCATAAGTACGTCAGAACAAAATGGTCAGCTAAATGCAAATATTCCTATCGGCACAAACTTCGCAATAAGAGTAGAAGATGACCCAAAAAAGTATGAAACGGTCGCATTTCATGGTAAGCCTGACCCAAATCTTATATACAATGGTAATAATGATGAAATAATACAATATGGTCAGACTCATAGAGAAAATGAAGGTAAAATTGATAAGTATTCAACAGCTGTGCAGGATATCTCATCAATAACTAATAGTCATGCCAATTTCCCGATGATACGAGAACACTCTTTACACAGCACCTCTAATCTGAATAAACAAGGGGAAAATAAGTTATCTAGTATTCAAAAAAGTCCAGAAAAATCAACATTAACTACAACCAACTCACATGGTTGGTACGCTAGTATCCTCAATgatggaaatttaaaaaatattaacaacgtAGAGACAACTACAAGAAAAGTAATACCTGTAACGTTTGATTTGAATAAGGATAATAACTTACCACACTTCAGTAAGAAAATGTCAGGTGTGGGAATTCCACCTACGGATCTAGTACacatgaataataaatttaatattggcCAACCTTTTTCAAAACCCAAACAATCTCTCAGCCAAGTAGAAAATATACATCTTCAGAATCAGGctaatttatacaaatttcaagaaaataataGGAATAACAACACCATGGGGTATAATGAAAGATATACAACAAGAAAAACACCAGAAAATAAGTTCGTTTATGAAAATTCTGATGAAGTTTTTGATGGTGATGACTCTTATGAAGAAAATGAAAGGGAATCAGAGGGAGAAATTAGTTCAGAGTCAATGAAAATACCGATAGTTGCTTCATCCAGTAACAATCATAATATGtcaagcaataaaaatatttccaaaaagCCAATTGATGATCAAAAATTAAGTTCTAAAGATTTTAATTTGGATACGCAGACTGAAAAACCTTTTGGAAGCTCTAACAAAACAACATTCCATTCCAACAGCATGAAACCTATTTTCAATCGAAATCCTTATATGAAACCTAGGCCTTTCACAGTAAGCAGTTCTATACCTCTGGATCATCAACTTCAACAACCACATTGGCAAATTAATCACATGATGGAAAATGGTACAAATGCTTCGTATGAGGACAGTTTTGAATTAAATACTGGCGAAGAGGTGAGAAAGAATGTCACTGATGTAACAACACATAGATTGAATATTTCAAACATAAGATTCGACAATATAGACACTATTCAAAATAGATCTAGTTTTAACAATGATTCAAATAATATCATTACTTCTGTTAAGCATATCAAAGATAAAAAACCTTTGATTCTGGATATACCTCAAAACTCAGTATCACCACCATTCACTGTTGCtacaaatgtaaataaaaacaaaactcttAGTGAAACTACAGATTTAGCACCACCTTCACTAAAAACTGATTATAAGAAGAGGCCTGTACAAAATAATGAGCTCATAATGGGTATGAGTCCACCGCCACTAGATTTTTCAGGTAGCAGATACCAATCAAAACCGGCGCAACCTACAAGACCTGCAATACCGGTGCGCAATCCACCTCCTTATCGAAACATACCACCAAGAACTTTACCGCAAAGACCAGTCATCCTAAAAAAACCAACCATTAAAGATGAAGTGTCAACTTACAGACCGACTTATGACCTTGCAAACAAAGTAAAGAGACCACAATATAATCGAGACCAACCATCCTCCTTATTATTACCACCACCAAGGGAACTACCAACAAAAATATTAACCAGTATTGATATTGTTCGGCCAACTTTGCCAGCCTCCTCAATTTCTAAAGTGATTTTCCCTACCCCTATATCCTCAGGATGGTTAACATCATCTGGAGTTGATTTTTCTTCTAAATTTAACTTTGATCCGATATctgaacaaaattatataataacttcCGCAAAACCGCAGCTGGACCTTAACTTATCAGATACATTAAATGAAAACTCATATTCTGATGAAGACATATCTTACGGCCAAGAAAGTGATAGTAGTTTAGAAAAAACAGAAACAGATATAACTACCGCAAGAAATGCTGTTGTCGTGATCAAACCAGGAAATAGTGATATAAACATAGAAGATACGGTAACTCAAAATAGAGTTATATCAATGAATAACAAAAACAGGACCAGAAAACCATATCCTATTCGAAATAGCGATTTAAAAACAAGTGAATACAAAACCCCGCAACAAACAATCAGTCATATTATAAAGCCAACAAGAACTTTACCACGTCCagaaattttgtattcaacTCAACACTCTTCAGTTTATGAGAAGACTCAACCTTTATCTACTCCCTTGCCCACTATAGAATCATTGGATATAATAGAAAGTTCAGAAACTTTGTATGAAGATGATTTTATTAGACCCACCGAAATCCTTAATGAATACGATGTGCACACAACTTCACCTGATATAACAGCTGTTATTGAAAAAACCATAACTTCAACACTCACTATTAGTAAGGATCAAGAAACCTTAAAAACACAATCTGTTCATCACGCAGGCAATGAAGTCAAGATATCCGACGAAATAATACCTAccaaaacagaatttaaaacaACAGTCGTTACTCTTACTAAAACTCTATCGGAACCGCCCAAGACCATATCAAGTATCGGATACGTAAATCTAACTCACACACTAACGGTTACTCACACAAAGACAAGTCTCGTTAGCCAATCTGAAGGGGCTGTAACTCAGACACTGGTTTTAACTAATACCCACACATCAACAGTTGTGGATGTAGTCACAGAAGTTTACACTCAGGTACAACCAACAACAATAGTAGAAACGGTCACGAAACATGTTCCTATACCACAAGTAGAAGCAACCTCTGTTCAAGAAATAACATCGACGAAAGTAAGTCTTGATGATATTTCTATGTCATCTGAAGAGAGagataactttattataacaGACACAGATCCAACTGAAAATATTCAGAAAATAGACGTTGAAGAAGAGAAAGATAACGACACCTTCTTCGTAGTAATGAATAAATCTCAAAATGGAGGAAAACCACCTCCAATTAATGCTGAAATAGAAACCAATGACTTTGACGATGGAATAACTAGAAATGAGCAAGTGAATAATAATGGAGTTGCACAAGTCTTATTCGGTGAAATATTACTAGCAGGTACTCCTTATTTGGAGACTACGAACGTCGGACATCCAACGG GTGCTGGTTATGGTAAAGAATGTCAACCAGATTGCAAAGCTTCAAGAAACGAACGTTGCCAACGAATTGATGGAGTAATGAAATGTGTTTGTAGACCTGGTTTCGCGCGTATGTTCCCAGACAGACCTTGTAAAC CTACATACACTTATTCTGTGAGCTTAGCTCTCAAATCTCATGGAACTAAGCCTTTGAAATTCCATCCTGCCTTGGGAGATAACTCTACGAAGGAATATCACAATCTTGCTATTGCTACACACGAAGGTATCAATAGAATGGTTATGCAGTCTGATTTAAGAGACGTTTTCCATGGTGTTCACATAACTGGCTTCCATCCAGTACAAATGATGGAAAAGAATGGCGAGAGATACAATGGTGTTATTAACGATTTTTATGTTCAG CTGTCCGATAACGCTCATGAATATAGACTTAAAGAAGTGATCGAGAAATATCTTCGAAACAACAACTACAGTCTCGGTGGAACGGAAGTTCATGCAGCGGCAGACTTGCTTAACAGACTCAATGTTAGCG ATTTCGACGAATGTATAAGCGGACATTTCCACGACTGTTCCGAACACGCTAGATGTTTCAACCTCCGTGGCACCTACACCTGCAGTTGCTTGGAAGGTTTTGCAGATCTAAGTGTGAATACTTTATACCCCGGCAGAATATGTTCAT CGGAAGCCGTGGGCTGCGGTACTTGTAACTACCACGGCACGTGTTTCAACAGGGAAAGTACTATAATATGCGAGTGTTTCAAATGGTACGCTGGGAAGACTTGTCAAGTAAACCTCAAAG CTGTCCTGATAACCATATCAGTGAGTGGGTTGCTGGTGTTAGCGGTGGTCACGATATATGCTTCTAGAAGGTGCTGCAAGGAGCAAGACCCTCATACGCAGACATTTGTCATTGGATGTATGCAGGGAATGCCGAGCTTGCACCAG GGTAATATGCCAAAGCAGCGAGCTGATAGACGAGCGCTTATAGCAGAAAGGGGAGAAGCGGGTGAAACGTGCAGTGTACAGAATGCTTCCCTGCCTTACATCCCTGCCaag ttGCAGCGACCGCGTGCATCGAACAGCAAAAAGTGCGTCATATCGGACCCCCCGGCGCACTCACCGCCACCTCCCCCCGCGCCCGCAGTGCTTATACCCCGCGCGAGGCTTCACCCCTTACACTCAGACAG tcGCGACAATTTAGCAAGAAAGAAGAGTCTAGAAGCTTGCAATGAAGCAAAGCTGATCAGCTATCTGGAGTCGGGAGCAACTAACACTACCGAAGAG ATGAGGAGAAAACACAGTCTAGAATCTTCATACAGTGCAAACAAGGACAGGCATAATAAACAAG GTGCTCTAATATCAGCTGGATTTAAAGTATCGACAACAGTTCGTCCCGAGGAAAACGCTAAAGAAGACAGGGACGATGCTTCTTCTGTGAACAAAACAGACATAGATGGACAATCCCATTTTGATACTTTGAGGAAAACATACAG CCAAGACGACAATATATCTGAATGGACTGACGCAGAACGGAGGATTGGAGAATT